The genome window CCTTCCGCCGGTTGCCTGCCGGCTGCCCCATCCTGCTGGAGGGCGAAAGCAGGCGCATCGGCAGGCTCACCCTGCCGGGCAACCTCTACGACGTCATGCGGGGAAGCGTGAAGCTGTGGTGCGAGGCGTCGGTGGCCACCCGGGTGGCCCGCCTCACGGAAGAGTACGGCCGCACCGAGTACCGCGACGGCATGGCCGGCGCCCTGGAGCGGATCAGAAAAAAGCTCGGCGGCGACAACTACGAAGCGATCAAGGGCCACCTGGACCGCTGGGAAATGGAACCGTTCATGGAGGGCCTGATCCGGCACTACTATGACAAGCTCTACTACAAGACCCGCGACTGGGTGGAAGATGCCGTCATCTCCCTGGAGGATTTTTCCGAAGGAGAGCGGGACCTGAACGCGTTCCTCGCGTCGCGCCCACAGGCCGCGGTGTAGCCCCATGCTGGCCCAGAGGTTGCGCAACCTCATCCAGTCCATGGTGCTCGTGGCGGGCATGGTGGGGCTTCTTCTCACCCTCGGCTGGCTCTTTGCCGGCGTCTACGGCATGGCATGGACGCTCCTGGTGGGAATCATCCCGCTGGTGGTGAGCCTGAGGGTCCTTCCCGCCCTCGTCCTCAGGATGTACAAGGCAAAGCCCCTCTCCGTCGCCGAGGCCCCCCAACTTCACGCTATCGTTAACCAGCTTTCCCGCCGCGCCGGCCTGGCGGAGCCCCCCCGCATCCACTATATTCCCAGCTCCGCCCCCCTGATCTTCTCCATCGGCAGCGGCAAGGGAGCCTCAGTGGCCGTAACCGACGGCCTGCTGCGGCTTCTGACCGTCCGGGAGCTTGTCGGCGTCCTGGGGCACGAGGTCAGCCATATCGGAAACAGCGACACCTGGGTCATGAGTTTCGCCGACGTGGTGACCCGCGTAACCCGCCTCATCTCGCTGATGGGACAGGTACTGGTCATCCTCAACCTCCCCCTGCTGATCCTGGGGGAGTGGTCGCTGCCGTGGATCCCGCTGATGCTCATGCTCTTCGCCCCCATCATCAGCGCCCTGCTCCAGCTTTCCCTGTCGCGGACCCGCGAGTTCGAGGCGGACCTCTCCGGCTCAAAGCTCACCGGCGACCCGGCGGGGCTCGCCTCGGCCCTGGGCAAGCTGGAGGAGTATCAGCAGAGAGTCCTGAAAAAAAGCCGGCTGCCGGGTATGAAGGGGATCGAGCCGTCCCTGCTCAGGACTCATCCCGTAACCGATGAACGGATCAAAAGGCTGAAAGAGATCGTGCGGGAGATGTACCCGGACGACAGCATGCTGGTCTGCCCCGAAGACGGCGGGCCGTGCGTCCCTCACCACATGGCGGAGGTGAGCCGCGTGCCGCGCCGCCACCTGAACGGCCTGTGGCACTGAAGCCCCGGGCTCGCCTCAGCCCCTGAAGGTGTAGTAGACGCTCAGAAAACCGAGCAGAAGCGATACGGCCGTGGCAAGGGCGCAGGCACCGGCCAGGAAGGTGTGAAAGAGATTGTCGCTGCGCCGTTCACGGTAGCCGAGGATGAAGGCCATAATGATTCCCCCCAGGATTCCCCCGCCGTGCCCCCAGTTGTCGATCCCCGGCACAACGAGGCCGAACAGGAAGAGACCGACCACCCATCCCCAGACCTCCTTGAAAACCGCCTGGCCGTAGAGCCCGCCCCTGCTCTTGCCGTAGTAGAGAAGCGAACCGATCAGGGCGCAGATGGCGCACGACGCACCGATGGTGTAGCCGGTGCCGGCCAGGTAGGATGCCACGTAACCGGCCACCCCGCCGAGGGTATAGATGGAAAACATCCGCCAGGTGCCGTATTCGCGCGCCACCAGCGGGGCGATCTGCCGCAGGGCCATCATGTTGAAGAAGATGTGTAGCAGGCCGCCGTGGAGGTAGTTGGCCGACAGGAGCGTCCAGAACCGGCCGAACCGGTCGATGGGCACCACGCCGGTGGCCCCCAGGAGCAGCAGGCTGTTGCGCCCCGGCGACAGGGCCGAAAAGAGCCCGCCCTGCCCTGGCGGGCGGTTGTCGACCAGCAGCGACGCCACATACATGATGACATTGACCGTCAGGATGATGGTGATGATCCTGTCCGCGTCGCCCCCACTCCTGGTGAAGGGGTTGTTCTTCAGCCACGACCCGGGACGGGAGGTGCCGCAGTAGGGACAGGACGGCTCATCACGGCTGATGAGGCGGCGACAGTTCGGGCAGAGTATCGAGCGGCGCTCGGCAGTGGCCATTCATGGACCTCTCGCTGGGATGGGTGCGGCAGGGGAGCCACCCGGGAACCGGGGCGAACGCCCACGGGGCACGGGCACCCCAGCATCGTACCGTGAAACGTCCCGGCGCGCAAGGTTCCCCTGCCGAAGCCGCGCCCCGAGCCAGTGCACCATGGCGTACAAATGACAGTCCGGCGCGGCTTCACGGATACGGTGCCTTTGACGGTTCAGGACAATGGGTGTAGTATGTAACTGAAAGAGATGTTCTTTGACAGCTTCGGTGCCGCACGGACGACGCTGCAGACGCTGTTGCGATGCCATCCGCCAGGAGCGTGACAACCTCTTGAAAAAGGCGAACCGGATCGGTCCCCCGCCCCCGTGGTCCCGCAAGGAGCGCGTGGGCGCAGCCCGTGAACGTACGACCGACGGATTGGGATGAAGTGCCTGATGCGGCACCGGACGAAAAAGAAGGCCCGGCCTGTGAGCCGGGCTTTCGTGTGTGGTGAACTCCCTGAACGTTCCGGGGATGCATTGACATCATCGCAGGACTTTTTATAGTTGTTGCTAATCATACCCCAGCAACCCGTGATACCGGGAGGCCATCATGAACCTGGAAATCCACGCCATCAAGATCGATATCCCCCAGGACTGCAACGTTATCCTTGGGCAGACCCACTTCATCAAGACGGCCGAGGATCTGTACGAGGTCGTTGCCACCACTGTTCCCCAGGCCCGGTTCGGCATCGCCTTCACCGAGGCTTCGGGCCCCTGCCTGATCCGCACCGAGGGAAACGACGAGGAACTGATCCGGACCTGTGTCAGAAACCTTCAGGCCATCGGAGCAGGCCACGTCTTCTGCATCCTGCTGAAGGATGCCTACCCGATCAACATCCTGAACCAGATCAAGAACTGCCCCGAAGTCTGCCGGATCTTCTGTGCCACCGCCAATCCCCTCCAGGTCATCGTGGCGTCCACCTCCCAGGGGTGGGGAGTGCTGGGGGTCATCGACGGATATCCGCCCAAGGGAGTGGAGACGGACGACGACCGGCAGCAACGCAGGGACTTCCTGAGGGCTGTCGGCTACAAGCGTTGAATGCATACGGTACGCACACGCGTCCCGCACACAAGGGGACATCCGCTCATCGAGCGCATGTCCCTTTTGATATTGCCACGGCCCGGCACCGTCCGCCGCACATCCCGGCGCGACGGCAGGACAATCGGTCTGACATGCACGTAGTAGAGCCGCTTCACCGGTAGGGGACAATCAGGGGGCGTCACCCGCGACGGGCGAGAAAGTCGACCACAAATGTGGCAAGGGCCGGGTGGAACTGCTGAAAGTCCCCCCTGAGCTCCCGGTGGCACCGGAGCAGTTCCCCTTCGCCCAGGGCAAGGGGATTCGGCCGCCCGACCCGCGCCGACATTCGGCGGAGCACCCGGCCGATCCCGGCAGTGTCTGCGTAAGAGGGAAGCCATTCATCGAACATGGGGGGAAGCAGTTGAACCAGTCGCCCGGGCATGAGGTGGGCGAACCCGAGGGCAATCGCACGGGCACGCGCGATAAAGGAGTGGAGCGGCTCGACGCGGTAGTGCTCCCACTCCGTGGCGAGGAAATGGTCGTAGTAGATATCCACCAGCACCCCCCGGTAGTGACCGAAGAACGGGTCGAGCAGCCGCTTGCTCCGGGTAAACGACTCATGCCCGCTGGCAAAGGAGTCGATGGCCCGGTGGAGCTCCAGGCCCAGCGTGAGCCGCGGAGGATAGCGGCCCGCCAGGGGCCCCTTGACGAAATCCCCCATGAGGTTGCCGGCCATGATCTCCGGATCGTCCCCGGAGAATGCCAAGTGGGCCAGGATGTTCACGGAGCCCCGTCCGCTGGGGGAAGCGCCGGCAGCATCCCGGAGACGGCCCAACGGCCGTTCCAGGGCGGAGTTGCACACGTGGGCTCAGGATTGGGAGGCATGCAGGGCCTGATCGATGTCGGCAATGATGTCGGCCACATCCTCGATGCCGACAGAAAGACGGATGAAATCCGGAGTTACCCCAGCCGAGAGGCGCTCTTCATCGGTGAGCTGCTCGTGCGTGGTGGACGCCGGGTGGATGACGAGGGACTTGGCATCGCCGATGTTGGCCAGGTGCGACAGAAGCTTCACGCTGTCGATGAACTTCTTGCCCGCATCGAGCCCTCCCTTGACTCCGAAGCCGATGATGGCGCCGGCCCCCTTGGGGAGGTACTTGCCGGCATTGCCGTGGTCCCGGTGGCTGGGCAGGCCCGGATAGTTGACCCAGGTGACCAGGGGGTGCCGCTCCAGCCATTCGGCAACCCTGCGCGCGTTTTCCACGTGGCGCGCCATGCGCACCGGCAGGGTTTCCAGCCCCTGGAGGAAGAGGAATGCGTTGAACGGCGCGAGGCAGGCCCCCATATCGCGCAGGAGCGTGATCCGCATCTTGAGGATGTAGGAGAGGTTCCCCAGGGCTTCCCAGTAGCGCAGCCCGTGGTAGGAGGGATCCGGGTCAGTGAACTCGGGGAACCGGCCGTTGTTCCAGGGAAAGCGCCCGCTGTCTACCACCGCCCCCCCGATGCTCGTACCGTGGCCACCGATGAATTTGGTGAGGGAATAGACGGCGATGTCGGCACCATGGTCAAAGGGCTTGAACAGGTACGGAGTGGTCACGGTGTTGTCCACCGCGAACGGGATTCCCGCCCCATGGGCGATCCGGGCTATGACTTCGAAGTCGTCCACGTTGTTTTTCGGGTTCCCCACCGATTCGGTGTAGACCAGGCGAGTGTTCTCATCGATGGCCCGGCGGACGTTTTCAGGGTCAGAGGTGTCGACGAACCGGACCGATATCCCCAGTCTGGGCAGAGTATAGTGGAAGAGGTTGTAGGTTCCGCCATAGAGATAGCTGGTGGAGACGATATTCTGCCCGGCGCCGGCGATGTTGAGCACTGCATAGGTGATTGCCGCCTGCCCCGAGGCGAGGGCAAGCGCGCCTACTCCGCCGTCAAGTTCTGCCAGGCGCTTTTCCAGCACATCGCAGGTCGGATTCATGATCCGCGTGTAGATATTGCCGAACTCCCGGAGGCCGAAGAGATTGGCCGCGTGGTCGGAGCTGCGGAACGCATAGGAAGAGGTCTGGTAAATGGGAACCGCACGCGACAGCGTGGCAGGATCCGGCTCTTGGCCGGCGTGGAGTGCGAGGGTATCGAAGCCTTTGGGGATGTCGGACATGATGGAACTCTCCTTTCGCATGCGACGCTACCCCTCAACAGGAGTATAGTTACTCGTCACAACACAGTATATATACCATACCTAACATGTCAACAAAAAGAACCCTGCCAACCACCACATTCAATCAACTACTTTCTTCCAAAAAGCACGGTTAATTCGAGAAGTTTTTTTGCGTGCTTCTCTGCAAGCATACCTTCACTGTAGCGCCACGACCAGTTGCCGTGGGGCGTGCCGGGAAGATTCATCCGGCTCGCCCCATCGAGTCCCATGACATCCTGGAGCGGAAAAATCGCCATATCGGCCACCGAGGCCATGCCGAGACGGATCAGCTCCCAATGGATATCCTTGCCCGTGGTGCCGGTATAGGCCAGAACCTCGCGGCGCTCCCGGGGGGAGAGGCTCTGAAACCAGCCATGAGTGGTGTCATTGTCGTGGGTGCCGGTGTAGACCACGCAGTCACGGGTGAAGTTGTGAGGCAGGTAGGGATTGCCCGGGCCGGAGTCAAAGGCGAACTGAAGGATCTTCATGCCGGGAAAACGGTAACGGTCGCGCAGTTCCTCCACGGCCGGGGTAATGACTCCCAGGTCCTCGGCAA of Geobacter anodireducens contains these proteins:
- a CDS encoding O-acetylhomoserine aminocarboxypropyltransferase (catalyzes the formation of L-methionine and acetate from O-acetyl-L-homoserine and methanethiol), whose translation is MSDIPKGFDTLALHAGQEPDPATLSRAVPIYQTSSYAFRSSDHAANLFGLREFGNIYTRIMNPTCDVLEKRLAELDGGVGALALASGQAAITYAVLNIAGAGQNIVSTSYLYGGTYNLFHYTLPRLGISVRFVDTSDPENVRRAIDENTRLVYTESVGNPKNNVDDFEVIARIAHGAGIPFAVDNTVTTPYLFKPFDHGADIAVYSLTKFIGGHGTSIGGAVVDSGRFPWNNGRFPEFTDPDPSYHGLRYWEALGNLSYILKMRITLLRDMGACLAPFNAFLFLQGLETLPVRMARHVENARRVAEWLERHPLVTWVNYPGLPSHRDHGNAGKYLPKGAGAIIGFGVKGGLDAGKKFIDSVKLLSHLANIGDAKSLVIHPASTTHEQLTDEERLSAGVTPDFIRLSVGIEDVADIIADIDQALHASQS
- a CDS encoding ACP phosphodiesterase — translated: MNILAHLAFSGDDPEIMAGNLMGDFVKGPLAGRYPPRLTLGLELHRAIDSFASGHESFTRSKRLLDPFFGHYRGVLVDIYYDHFLATEWEHYRVEPLHSFIARARAIALGFAHLMPGRLVQLLPPMFDEWLPSYADTAGIGRVLRRMSARVGRPNPLALGEGELLRCHRELRGDFQQFHPALATFVVDFLARRG
- a CDS encoding rhomboid family intramembrane serine protease → MATAERRSILCPNCRRLISRDEPSCPYCGTSRPGSWLKNNPFTRSGGDADRIITIILTVNVIMYVASLLVDNRPPGQGGLFSALSPGRNSLLLLGATGVVPIDRFGRFWTLLSANYLHGGLLHIFFNMMALRQIAPLVAREYGTWRMFSIYTLGGVAGYVASYLAGTGYTIGASCAICALIGSLLYYGKSRGGLYGQAVFKEVWGWVVGLFLFGLVVPGIDNWGHGGGILGGIIMAFILGYRERRSDNLFHTFLAGACALATAVSLLLGFLSVYYTFRG
- a CDS encoding peptidase M48 translates to MLAQRLRNLIQSMVLVAGMVGLLLTLGWLFAGVYGMAWTLLVGIIPLVVSLRVLPALVLRMYKAKPLSVAEAPQLHAIVNQLSRRAGLAEPPRIHYIPSSAPLIFSIGSGKGASVAVTDGLLRLLTVRELVGVLGHEVSHIGNSDTWVMSFADVVTRVTRLISLMGQVLVILNLPLLILGEWSLPWIPLMLMLFAPIISALLQLSLSRTREFEADLSGSKLTGDPAGLASALGKLEEYQQRVLKKSRLPGMKGIEPSLLRTHPVTDERIKRLKEIVREMYPDDSMLVCPEDGGPCVPHHMAEVSRVPRRHLNGLWH
- a CDS encoding adenosine monophosphate-protein transferase, with the protein product MNLEIHAIKIDIPQDCNVILGQTHFIKTAEDLYEVVATTVPQARFGIAFTEASGPCLIRTEGNDEELIRTCVRNLQAIGAGHVFCILLKDAYPINILNQIKNCPEVCRIFCATANPLQVIVASTSQGWGVLGVIDGYPPKGVETDDDRQQRRDFLRAVGYKR